From one Phytohabitans houttuyneae genomic stretch:
- a CDS encoding toll/interleukin-1 receptor domain-containing protein, producing MLYFFLSYARGDEDDLVRQFFNDLSVEVRVRAGLHKDAEVGFIDARMKAGTVWSAELAEALSQCRSFIALLSPATS from the coding sequence TTGCTGTACTTCTTTCTCAGCTATGCCCGCGGCGACGAAGACGACCTGGTCCGGCAGTTCTTCAACGATCTCAGCGTCGAAGTGCGTGTCCGGGCCGGCCTGCACAAAGACGCCGAAGTGGGCTTCATCGACGCCCGCATGAAGGCGGGCACGGTCTGGTCGGCCGAGCTCGCCGAGGCCCTTTCCCAATGCCGTTCGTTCATCGCGTTGCTGTCCCCCGCTACTTCCTGA